A genomic region of Deltaproteobacteria bacterium contains the following coding sequences:
- a CDS encoding class I SAM-dependent methyltransferase: MDDHAASEYVRLWDVQPVPIRPSRLGLAHYRNVMRLTPQASVLICGATPELVDLAIIIGASRIVRLDLSMEILLGMKNLATQDWSNVESVQGNWLEHQPGLDGAFDYVVCDGGPLFLEFPLQWRTFFCNVHRYLKPGGVFCFKGQAHPKELPSFESLRDKRIAHFKATSSTMPHQEKIARFWHLVAHLWQLCMVGLVAPDGKIDKHAVSARLDATGECVMQEFPDKRLQEIAHEALHKIFRNQDRTPILEYLTPPDLIAPYLTDVGFVLEPTQFLIDSEPLPDYCYQMTARKPLR, encoded by the coding sequence ATGGATGACCATGCTGCCTCAGAATATGTCCGTTTGTGGGATGTGCAACCCGTTCCCATACGCCCGAGCCGACTCGGACTGGCCCATTATCGAAATGTGATGCGTCTTACGCCACAGGCAAGTGTCCTGATTTGTGGAGCGACACCAGAATTAGTGGATCTTGCGATCATTATCGGGGCCAGCAGAATCGTCAGACTGGATCTGAGCATGGAAATTTTGTTGGGCATGAAGAACTTGGCGACTCAAGATTGGTCCAACGTCGAGTCGGTTCAAGGCAATTGGCTGGAGCATCAACCAGGACTAGATGGCGCCTTCGATTACGTTGTGTGCGATGGTGGTCCTTTGTTTTTGGAATTTCCCTTACAGTGGCGCACGTTCTTTTGCAATGTGCATCGCTACCTCAAACCTGGGGGCGTGTTCTGCTTCAAAGGTCAAGCGCACCCAAAAGAATTGCCATCATTCGAGTCCCTTAGGGACAAGCGCATTGCACACTTTAAAGCCACCAGCTCCACCATGCCTCATCAAGAGAAAATCGCTCGGTTTTGGCATCTAGTGGCTCACCTCTGGCAGCTTTGCATGGTGGGTCTCGTAGCCCCGGACGGCAAGATTGATAAACATGCTGTCTCAGCCCGCCTGGATGCTACGGGAGAATGCGTCATGCAAGAATTTCCGGATAAGAGACTCCAGGAGATTGCCCACGAGGCCTTGCACAAGATATTCCGCAATCAAGATCGCACCCCCATACTGGAATACCTAACGCCCCCAGACTTGATCGCGCCATACTTAACAGACGTGGGGTTCGTGCTGGAGCCCACTCAATTTTTAATCGACTCAGAGCCCTTGCCCGACTACTGCTACCAGATGACAGCCCGCAAGCCGCTCCGATAG
- a CDS encoding 4Fe-4S binding protein: MIRDHSYRHTRDSRAIPDADYGKCTKCGRCLVCNYGAMTIENKTPRIDLTLCERCGVCESLCPVDAIMIQRPA, encoded by the coding sequence ATTATTCGAGATCATTCGTACAGACATACGAGAGACAGTCGGGCAATACCTGACGCCGATTATGGGAAATGCACCAAATGCGGGCGGTGCCTGGTTTGCAATTATGGCGCGATGACGATAGAAAACAAGACCCCCAGAATTGACCTGACCCTTTGCGAAAGGTGCGGTGTCTGCGAGTCCCTGTGTCCCGTGGATGCGATCATGATTCAAAGACCCGCTTGA